From bacterium, a single genomic window includes:
- a CDS encoding molybdenum cofactor guanylyltransferase, with product MVPPPSETAGLILIGGQSSRMGTPKALALLAGEPLWEHVARALAPLVDVLLFLGQIEGFLPPAPARVIRDDPSGIGPLGGLVAGLEQSGRRHHLLVAVDYPLVRPALLRALLAKADLAKAVCGVSAGMVEPLLGYYHVDCAPAIRQMLAEGETRTHQLLQRVDGLGFSDAEIAKIDPAKWSHFNVNTPSDLREAERRLRAGYPA from the coding sequence ATGGTGCCCCCTCCCTCGGAAACCGCCGGGCTGATTCTCATCGGCGGCCAATCGTCGCGCATGGGCACTCCCAAAGCACTGGCCCTTCTGGCGGGCGAGCCCTTGTGGGAGCATGTGGCACGGGCCCTGGCGCCGCTGGTCGATGTTCTCTTGTTCCTTGGACAGATTGAGGGATTCCTCCCTCCTGCCCCGGCTCGTGTGATCCGCGACGATCCGTCCGGGATCGGACCCTTGGGGGGACTGGTTGCCGGATTGGAGCAATCGGGGCGCCGGCACCATCTGCTGGTGGCGGTCGATTATCCCTTGGTCCGTCCGGCGCTGCTGCGCGCCCTGCTGGCAAAAGCGGACTTGGCGAAGGCGGTTTGCGGCGTGTCAGCGGGCATGGTGGAGCCGCTGCTCGGGTACTACCATGTCGATTGCGCCCCGGCAATCCGTCAAATGCTGGCCGAGGGCGAGACCCGGACGCATCAACTCCTGCAACGGGTTGACGGCCTGGGCTTCTCCGACGCTGAAATCGCGAAAATTGATCCTGCGAAATGGTCGCATTTCAACGTAAATACGCCGTCCGACCTGCGAGAGGCCGAACGGCGCCTGCGGGCGGGCTACCCGGCATGA
- the glp gene encoding gephyrin-like molybdotransferase Glp, whose amino-acid sequence MSTILEISFEEMRRRVMSAARPMPAEKVRILESRGRVLAERIRARGPVPPVDKSAMDGFAVRVADIKPACGERPVTLRITDTIAAGAISTRRLARGSAVRIMTGAPLPPGADCVVPVEYTRTNNGHVTLRTGFPCGNNVLRKGTDMRKGQVILERGTVIGPSQMGMLAMLDQPTVSVYRRPRVGILTTGDELGEVGRKRPLGHIPDSNRYGLYGLIESAGCVPVDGGRCGDDTRQLRRALTSLARKCDFVISSGGVSAGDFDVVKILFCSIGGVNLYRLPIKPGKPQAFGRLNGVPYFGLPGNPVSAMVVFDFIVRPALLKMTGRAETEPPGWSATVETPFPRKSRPWEFPRVYAERRERRWIVRPVDSQRSSDLRSMTDATGYVVLPPSQGSPQVGESVWYIPFIR is encoded by the coding sequence ATGAGCACCATTCTGGAAATCTCCTTTGAGGAGATGCGGCGGCGTGTGATGAGCGCGGCGCGTCCAATGCCCGCCGAGAAAGTCCGCATTCTCGAATCGCGGGGCCGTGTCCTGGCCGAGCGCATCCGGGCGCGCGGTCCGGTGCCGCCGGTGGACAAATCGGCGATGGATGGGTTTGCCGTGCGGGTGGCCGACATCAAACCTGCCTGCGGCGAGCGGCCGGTGACGCTGCGCATCACCGACACGATCGCGGCGGGGGCGATTTCGACCCGTCGGCTGGCGCGCGGCTCGGCGGTGCGTATCATGACCGGGGCGCCGCTGCCTCCCGGCGCGGACTGTGTCGTGCCGGTCGAGTACACGCGCACCAACAACGGCCATGTCACGCTGCGCACCGGATTTCCCTGTGGCAACAATGTTCTCCGCAAGGGAACCGACATGCGCAAAGGCCAGGTCATCCTTGAGCGCGGCACCGTCATCGGGCCGTCGCAGATGGGGATGCTGGCGATGCTCGATCAACCGACGGTGAGTGTGTACCGACGGCCGCGGGTCGGGATTCTGACGACCGGCGATGAATTGGGCGAGGTCGGCAGGAAACGTCCCCTGGGGCACATCCCGGACTCAAACCGCTACGGTCTCTACGGCCTGATCGAGTCAGCCGGGTGCGTGCCGGTCGATGGCGGGCGTTGCGGCGACGACACGCGGCAGTTGCGGCGGGCGCTGACCTCGCTGGCTCGCAAGTGCGACTTTGTGATTTCTTCGGGCGGAGTGTCGGCGGGCGACTTTGATGTGGTCAAGATTCTCTTTTGTTCGATCGGCGGGGTCAATCTGTACCGATTGCCGATCAAGCCGGGCAAACCGCAGGCCTTCGGCCGCCTCAACGGCGTGCCCTATTTCGGCCTGCCGGGCAATCCGGTCTCGGCGATGGTGGTGTTCGACTTCATCGTCCGACCGGCCCTGCTCAAGATGACCGGCCGCGCGGAGACCGAGCCGCCGGGCTGGAGCGCCACGGTTGAGACGCCCTTCCCGCGCAAATCCCGGCCCTGGGAGTTCCCCCGTGTTTATGCCGAACGGCGGGAGCGCCGCTGGATTGTACGGCCGGTCGATTCACAGCGGTCCTCCGACCTCCGGTCGATGACTGACGCCACCGGTTATGTGGTCTTGCCGCCCAGCCAGGGTTCGCCGCAGGTGGGTGAGAGTGTTTGGTACATCCCCTTTATCCGCTGA